A single Sphingomonas sp. IW22 DNA region contains:
- a CDS encoding NAD(P)-dependent oxidoreductase, protein MRETGLPIVVRLDGRPVILLGDGEAADAKRRLIERAGAVPVTDDPAARLAIVAIEDEGEAVAAAARLKARGLLVNVVDRPALCDFTLPAIVDRSPVLIAVATGGASAGLAAAIRQRIEGWLPASVGVLATALSSARGAMRARYPDGRARRVALARALDAGGVLDPLAGPDEAAVARWLDTPDTGSAARVETVRLTSTDPDELTLRAARLLSQADRVCHRVDVPPAILSRARADAERLECAAVEPGEGLTVDLSMG, encoded by the coding sequence ATGCGCGAGACCGGCCTGCCCATCGTCGTTCGGCTGGACGGGCGACCGGTCATCCTGCTGGGCGATGGCGAGGCGGCGGATGCCAAGCGGCGGTTGATCGAGCGGGCGGGCGCGGTGCCCGTCACCGACGACCCCGCCGCGCGCCTCGCCATCGTCGCGATCGAGGATGAGGGCGAAGCGGTGGCGGCGGCAGCGCGGCTGAAGGCGCGCGGGCTGCTGGTCAATGTCGTCGACCGGCCTGCCCTGTGCGACTTCACCCTGCCCGCGATCGTCGATCGCTCGCCAGTGCTGATCGCCGTGGCGACGGGCGGCGCGTCGGCCGGACTGGCGGCGGCGATCCGGCAGCGGATCGAGGGGTGGCTGCCCGCTTCGGTCGGCGTGCTCGCAACCGCGCTGTCGTCGGCGCGCGGGGCAATGCGCGCGCGCTATCCCGACGGGCGCGCGCGGCGCGTAGCCCTGGCGCGGGCGCTGGACGCGGGCGGCGTGCTCGATCCGCTAGCGGGGCCGGACGAAGCGGCAGTGGCGCGCTGGCTCGACACGCCCGACACCGGCAGCGCAGCGCGGGTAGAGACGGTGCGCCTGACCTCAACCGATCCCGACGAACTGACGCTCCGCGCCGCGCGCCTGCTCTCGCAGGCCGATCGGGTGTGTCACCGCGTCGACGTGCCGCCCGCCATCCTGTCGCGCGCCCGCGCCGATGCCGAGCGGTTGGAATGCGCGGCGGTGGAGCCCGGTGAAGGGCTGACGGTCGATCTGTCGATGGGGTGA
- the lysA gene encoding diaminopimelate decarboxylase: MDHFQHRDGALFVEGVAVQAIADAVGTPAYIYSRATLERHAQVFRDGLSGVADKHIAFAVKANPNLAVLRVLAKAGYGADVVSGGEMARAVAAGMAPGDIVFSGVGKTREELVQGLETGIGQFNLELEEEGHVLAALAAERGLTAPATLRVNPDVDAGTHAKISTGKAENKFGIAIGEAPGIFERLAGKPGINLRGLAVHIGSQLSDLAPLERAYIRVGEMVRELRAAGHVITHVDLGGGLGVPYRPGEVMPTPAEFGAMVARVTAGWDVKLMFEPGRVIAGNAGVLLTRVIWVKPSGGHPWVIVDAAMNDLARPALYDAYHDFVAVRPTGERMVANIAGPVCESGDTFAKGREIDAVAAGDLAVFRTAGAYGATMASTYNSRSKVPEVLVDGDRFAIVSDRIDPAAQMAGERVPDWL; encoded by the coding sequence ATGGACCATTTCCAGCACCGCGACGGCGCCCTGTTCGTCGAGGGCGTGGCCGTCCAGGCGATTGCCGACGCGGTGGGCACGCCCGCCTATATCTATTCCCGCGCCACGCTTGAACGGCATGCACAGGTGTTCCGCGACGGGTTGTCGGGTGTGGCGGACAAGCACATCGCCTTTGCGGTCAAGGCCAATCCCAACCTGGCGGTGCTGCGTGTGCTGGCCAAGGCCGGTTACGGCGCCGATGTCGTGTCGGGCGGCGAAATGGCGCGCGCGGTGGCAGCGGGCATGGCGCCGGGCGACATCGTGTTTTCGGGCGTTGGCAAGACGCGCGAGGAGCTGGTTCAGGGGCTGGAAACCGGCATCGGCCAGTTCAATCTGGAGCTGGAGGAGGAGGGCCATGTGCTGGCCGCCCTTGCCGCCGAACGCGGGCTGACCGCGCCCGCCACGCTGCGCGTCAATCCGGACGTGGACGCGGGCACCCATGCCAAGATCTCCACCGGCAAGGCCGAGAACAAGTTCGGTATCGCGATTGGCGAGGCGCCGGGCATCTTTGAACGGCTGGCGGGCAAACCCGGCATCAACCTGCGTGGCCTGGCGGTGCATATCGGCAGCCAGTTGTCCGATCTGGCCCCGCTGGAGCGCGCTTATATCCGCGTCGGCGAAATGGTGCGCGAATTGCGCGCGGCGGGCCATGTCATCACCCATGTCGATCTGGGCGGCGGTCTGGGCGTGCCCTATCGCCCCGGTGAGGTGATGCCGACGCCCGCCGAATTTGGCGCGATGGTTGCGCGCGTCACCGCGGGCTGGGACGTGAAGCTGATGTTCGAGCCGGGCCGCGTGATCGCGGGCAATGCCGGCGTGCTGCTGACGCGCGTGATCTGGGTAAAGCCGTCGGGCGGGCACCCATGGGTGATTGTCGATGCGGCAATGAACGATCTGGCGCGACCGGCGCTGTACGACGCCTATCACGATTTCGTTGCGGTGCGCCCCACCGGCGAGCGGATGGTCGCCAACATCGCCGGGCCGGTGTGCGAAAGCGGTGATACCTTTGCCAAGGGGCGGGAGATCGACGCAGTGGCGGCGGGCGATCTGGCGGTGTTTCGTACCGCGGGCGCTTATGGTGCGACGATGGCCAGCACGTACAACAGCCGTTCGAAAGTACCCGAGGTGCTGGTCGACGGCGACCGCTTCGCCATCGTGTCCGACCGCATCGACCCGGCCGCGCAAATGGCGGGTGAACGCGTGCCCGACTGGCTGTAA
- the argH gene encoding argininosuccinate lyase, with amino-acid sequence MWGGRFAEGPSSVMREINASIPFDKRMWRQDITASKAHATMLGATGIVAADDVAAILNGLDAVAADYEQGGPTDDLALEDIHMQTEARLAGKIGTAAGRLHTARSRNDQVATDFRLWTRDAIDDVLAALDALQGVLLDRAEEHAADVMPGFTHLQSAQPVTLGHHLMAYHAMLSRDVSRFRDARARMNESPLGSAALAGTGFPIDRDATAAALGFDRPMGNSLDGVSDRDFALDYLTAATQCALHLSRLAEEFVLWASQPFGFVALSDQWSTGSSIMPQKRNPDAAELVRGHAGRIMGCMTSLMVTMKGLPLAYSKDMQDDKPPVFEAHDLMGLCLAAMTGMVESATFRTDRMRGVADAGFSTATDLADWLVREAGLPFREAHHVTGRVVARAEALGCKLEAMPIDELTAIDARITPDVFDVLSIDASVASRKSHGGTAPARVREAIAAARAARGKGA; translated from the coding sequence ATGTGGGGCGGTCGATTTGCCGAGGGCCCTTCGTCGGTAATGCGCGAAATTAACGCATCCATCCCGTTCGACAAGCGGATGTGGCGACAGGACATCACCGCATCGAAAGCGCATGCCACGATGCTGGGCGCGACGGGCATCGTCGCCGCTGACGATGTGGCCGCGATCCTGAACGGGCTGGACGCGGTGGCCGCCGATTACGAACAGGGCGGGCCGACCGACGATCTGGCGTTGGAAGACATCCATATGCAGACCGAGGCGCGGCTGGCCGGAAAGATCGGCACCGCCGCCGGTCGCCTGCACACCGCGCGAAGCCGCAACGATCAGGTCGCGACCGATTTCCGCCTGTGGACGCGCGACGCCATCGACGATGTGCTGGCGGCGCTGGATGCGTTGCAGGGCGTGCTGCTGGACCGGGCGGAGGAACATGCCGCCGATGTGATGCCGGGCTTCACCCATCTGCAATCGGCGCAGCCGGTGACGCTGGGCCATCACCTGATGGCGTATCACGCGATGCTGAGCCGCGACGTCAGCCGCTTTCGCGACGCGCGGGCGCGGATGAATGAATCGCCGCTGGGCTCGGCGGCATTGGCGGGGACGGGCTTTCCGATCGACCGCGACGCGACGGCGGCGGCGCTGGGGTTCGACCGACCGATGGGCAATTCGCTGGACGGGGTCAGCGACCGCGACTTCGCGCTGGATTACCTGACCGCCGCGACCCAGTGCGCGCTGCACCTGAGCCGGCTGGCCGAGGAATTCGTGCTTTGGGCGTCGCAGCCCTTTGGCTTTGTCGCGCTGTCGGACCAATGGTCGACGGGCAGCTCGATCATGCCGCAAAAGCGCAATCCCGATGCCGCCGAACTGGTGCGTGGCCATGCGGGGCGGATCATGGGCTGCATGACCAGCCTGATGGTCACGATGAAGGGCCTGCCGCTCGCCTACTCAAAGGACATGCAGGACGACAAGCCGCCGGTGTTCGAAGCGCACGACCTGATGGGCCTGTGCCTGGCGGCGATGACGGGCATGGTCGAAAGCGCGACGTTCCGCACCGACCGGATGCGCGGCGTGGCCGATGCCGGTTTCTCGACCGCCACCGATCTAGCCGACTGGCTAGTGCGCGAGGCGGGTTTGCCGTTCCGCGAGGCGCATCACGTCACCGGCCGCGTCGTCGCGCGGGCAGAGGCGCTGGGCTGCAAGCTGGAAGCGATGCCGATCGACGAATTGACCGCGATCGACGCGCGCATCACGCCCGATGTGTTCGACGTGCTGTCGATCGACGCATCGGTCGCCAGCCGCAAGAGCCATGGCGGCACGGCCCCGGCGCGCGTGCGCGAAGCCATCGCTGCTGCCCGCGCGGCGCGGGGGAAGGGGGCGTGA
- a CDS encoding TlpA family protein disulfide reductase, with product MRSLIVLLPLAAMVAACDTQAPSGEQANTATPAAQASATTGKVDRSHKGEAAPNYAFSDPEGVKKTIADYAGRPVLVNLWATWCAPCVKEMPTLEALAKRESGKLDVLTIAQDLDGPAKVVPYFQKAGFTAIEPWSESELQFTTGLGANLPTTILYDREGKEVWRVAGSMDWTGDEAKVLLAEAG from the coding sequence TTGCGCTCGCTGATCGTACTTCTCCCGCTCGCCGCGATGGTTGCCGCGTGCGATACGCAAGCGCCGTCCGGCGAGCAAGCGAACACCGCGACCCCCGCCGCGCAAGCTTCGGCGACAACCGGCAAGGTCGACCGCAGCCACAAGGGCGAAGCCGCGCCCAATTACGCCTTTTCCGATCCGGAGGGCGTGAAGAAGACGATTGCCGATTATGCCGGGCGCCCGGTGCTGGTGAACCTGTGGGCGACGTGGTGCGCGCCGTGCGTCAAGGAAATGCCGACGCTGGAGGCACTGGCCAAGCGCGAGTCGGGTAAGCTCGACGTGCTGACCATCGCCCAGGATCTGGACGGCCCGGCCAAGGTCGTGCCCTATTTCCAGAAGGCCGGCTTCACCGCGATCGAACCCTGGAGCGAAAGCGAACTGCAATTCACCACCGGCCTTGGCGCCAACCTGCCCACGACGATCCTGTACGACCGTGAGGGGAAAGAGGTGTGGCGCGTCGCGGGCTCGATGGACTGGACCGGAGACGAGGCGAAGGTGCTGCTGGCAGAGGCGGGGTGA
- the lgt gene encoding prolipoprotein diacylglyceryl transferase, protein MLLTTLAAAGGYLNYESLGLDPVALDLGFFQLKWYSLAYIAGILLGWAYLLKLLDRPGAPMARRHADDLVFYATIGIIAGGRIGYVLFYRPDLLLKPLSVLRLWDGGMSFHGGVIGVTLGIILMARKHKLNWLRIHDYVAACVPFGLFFGRLANFVNGELWGRPTDVPWAMVFPRTGLDVPRHPSQLYEAGLEGLLLFAVLAFFFWRTDARYYPGRLVGIFLLGYGSARFFVEFFREADEQLMWLHDMTGLNMGQYLCLPMIAGGLYLIATSRRRRARVEPIVGESIA, encoded by the coding sequence TTGCTCCTGACCACGCTTGCCGCCGCGGGTGGCTATCTGAATTACGAGTCGCTGGGGCTGGACCCGGTCGCGCTCGACCTGGGCTTTTTTCAGCTCAAATGGTATTCGCTCGCCTATATCGCGGGCATCCTGCTGGGCTGGGCGTATCTGCTCAAGCTGCTGGACCGGCCCGGCGCACCGATGGCGCGGCGCCATGCCGACGATCTGGTGTTCTATGCCACCATCGGCATCATCGCGGGCGGGCGCATCGGTTATGTCCTGTTCTATCGCCCGGACCTGTTGCTCAAGCCGCTTAGCGTGCTGCGGCTGTGGGACGGCGGCATGTCGTTCCATGGCGGCGTGATCGGCGTGACGCTGGGCATCATCCTGATGGCGCGCAAGCACAAGCTGAACTGGCTGCGCATCCATGACTATGTCGCGGCATGCGTGCCCTTTGGCCTGTTTTTCGGGCGGCTGGCGAATTTCGTGAACGGCGAATTGTGGGGGCGTCCGACCGATGTGCCCTGGGCCATGGTGTTTCCGCGCACCGGGCTGGACGTGCCGCGCCACCCCAGCCAGCTTTACGAAGCGGGGCTTGAGGGATTGCTGCTGTTCGCGGTCCTCGCCTTCTTCTTCTGGCGGACCGATGCGCGCTATTATCCCGGTCGCCTGGTCGGCATCTTCCTGCTCGGCTATGGTTCGGCGCGGTTCTTCGTCGAGTTCTTCCGCGAGGCGGACGAGCAGTTGATGTGGCTGCACGACATGACCGGGCTGAACATGGGCCAGTATCTGTGCCTGCCGATGATCGCGGGCGGGCTGTATCTGATCGCCACGTCCAGGCGGCGGCGCGCGCGGGTCGAGCCGATCGTCGGCGAAAGCATCGCGTGA
- a CDS encoding class I SAM-dependent methyltransferase produces MGAANAHYYGTRDPLGARGDFTTAPEISQMFGELVGLALTDLWHRAGQPASRYVEFGPGRGTLAADARRAMATVGLNPPVHLIETSPSLREHQARAVPGAEWHVDLVGVPDEGALLVVANEFFDALPIRQLVRTAEGWRERLVACQDTLFLPVVGNTLFDPVIPPAFRDAPGGSILETSPASVAVMRALAKRLLAQGGAALIIDYGYDGPAIGDTLQAVRGHAFANPFEDPGEQDLTAHVDFGTLAEAARAEGAVVHGPVGQGAFLEALGIGPRATALAAAAPERADAIAADRARLTGGEQMGELFKVIAVTAPDWPVPEGFAA; encoded by the coding sequence ATGGGCGCGGCCAATGCCCATTATTACGGGACGCGCGACCCGCTGGGCGCGCGCGGCGATTTCACCACCGCGCCCGAAATCAGCCAGATGTTCGGGGAACTGGTCGGGCTGGCGCTGACCGACCTGTGGCACCGCGCGGGCCAGCCGGCATCGCGCTATGTCGAGTTCGGGCCCGGTCGCGGAACGCTGGCCGCCGATGCGCGCCGGGCGATGGCGACGGTGGGGCTGAACCCGCCGGTCCACCTGATCGAAACCAGCCCGTCGCTGCGGGAGCATCAGGCGCGCGCCGTGCCCGGTGCCGAATGGCATGTCGACTTGGTCGGTGTGCCCGACGAAGGCGCGCTGCTGGTCGTGGCCAACGAATTTTTTGATGCACTACCGATCCGCCAGCTGGTCCGCACGGCAGAGGGGTGGCGCGAGCGGCTGGTCGCGTGCCAGGACACGCTGTTCCTGCCGGTGGTCGGCAACACCCTGTTCGACCCCGTCATCCCGCCGGCCTTTCGCGATGCGCCGGGCGGCTCGATACTGGAAACCTCTCCCGCCAGCGTGGCGGTGATGCGCGCGCTGGCCAAGCGGCTGCTGGCGCAAGGGGGCGCGGCGCTGATCATCGATTATGGCTATGACGGCCCTGCCATCGGCGACACGTTGCAGGCGGTGCGCGGCCACGCCTTTGCCAATCCGTTCGAGGATCCGGGCGAGCAGGATCTGACCGCCCATGTCGATTTCGGCACGCTGGCCGAAGCCGCGCGGGCGGAGGGCGCCGTGGTCCACGGCCCCGTCGGACAGGGTGCGTTTCTGGAAGCGCTCGGCATCGGCCCGCGCGCGACGGCGCTGGCGGCGGCGGCGCCCGAACGCGCCGATGCCATCGCCGCCGATCGCGCGCGCCTGACCGGTGGGGAGCAGATGGGCGAGTTGTTCAAGGTCATCGCCGTCACCGCGCCCGACTGGCCGGTGCCAGAGGGGTTCGCCGCATGA
- a CDS encoding N-acetyltransferase family protein: MIAYRDARTADADALSAMAQQSFIETFGTLYAPADLDTFLESAMSPAAYAAQLGDAAYRIRLATIEGQPIGFAKLGPSYFDGFSPDAICLHQLYVLAAHHGDGIGRRLMDWSLEQARAQGHGEMLLSVFVDNVRARRFYDRLGFRKVGDYDFMVGNHRDHDEIMRLEL, translated from the coding sequence ATGATCGCCTATCGCGATGCGCGCACCGCCGATGCCGATGCGCTGTCGGCCATGGCGCAGCAGAGCTTTATCGAGACGTTCGGCACGCTTTATGCGCCCGCCGATCTCGACACCTTCCTCGAATCGGCCATGTCGCCAGCGGCCTATGCCGCACAGCTGGGCGATGCGGCCTATCGCATCCGGCTGGCCACGATCGAGGGGCAGCCGATCGGCTTTGCCAAGCTTGGCCCCAGCTATTTCGACGGGTTTTCGCCCGACGCCATCTGTCTGCACCAGCTTTACGTGCTGGCCGCGCATCACGGCGACGGCATCGGGCGGCGGTTGATGGACTGGTCGCTGGAACAGGCGCGGGCGCAGGGACACGGCGAAATGCTGCTCAGCGTGTTCGTCGACAATGTCCGCGCGCGGCGATTCTATGACCGGCTGGGGTTCCGCAAGGTCGGCGATTACGACTTCATGGTCGGCAACCACCGCGACCATGACGAGATCATGCGGCTGGAACTGTGA
- the pgeF gene encoding peptidoglycan editing factor PgeF — protein MSGVEVIRASALNGVAHGFLGRRGGVSTGVHAGLNVGVGSDDDADAVARNRDLARDAVLPGGALVTLYQVHSAEVVIVNAPFPGERPRGDAMVTRAPGLLLGILTADCAPVLFADVEAGVVGAAHAGWKGALAGVTDATIAAMERLGARRSHIAAAIGPCIARTSYEVDLAFAERFAADDPANERFFADGARADRLQFDLEAYVTARLAAAGIGRVEALGLDTYAQPDRFFSYRRATHEAAPDYGRQISLIGL, from the coding sequence GTGAGCGGGGTCGAGGTTATTCGCGCAAGCGCGCTAAACGGCGTGGCGCACGGCTTTCTGGGCCGTCGCGGCGGCGTGTCGACGGGGGTTCATGCCGGGCTGAACGTCGGCGTCGGATCGGATGACGATGCCGATGCGGTGGCGCGCAACCGCGATCTGGCGCGCGACGCCGTGCTGCCGGGCGGGGCGCTGGTCACGCTCTATCAGGTTCATTCGGCCGAAGTTGTGATCGTCAACGCGCCCTTTCCCGGTGAGCGGCCACGCGGCGACGCGATGGTCACGCGCGCGCCGGGCCTGCTGCTGGGCATCCTGACCGCCGATTGCGCGCCGGTGCTGTTCGCCGATGTGGAGGCGGGCGTGGTCGGCGCCGCCCATGCCGGGTGGAAGGGCGCGCTGGCGGGCGTCACCGATGCGACGATTGCCGCGATGGAGCGGCTGGGTGCGCGGCGCAGCCACATTGCCGCCGCCATCGGCCCGTGCATCGCGCGCACCAGTTACGAGGTCGATCTGGCCTTTGCCGAACGCTTTGCCGCCGACGATCCCGCCAATGAACGCTTTTTCGCTGACGGCGCGCGCGCCGACCGGCTGCAATTCGATCTTGAGGCCTATGTCACCGCGCGGCTGGCAGCGGCGGGCATCGGTCGGGTGGAGGCGCTGGGGCTGGACACCTATGCCCAGCCCGACCGCTTCTTCAGCTATCGCCGCGCCACGCATGAAGCCGCGCCCGATTATGGGCGGCAGATCAGCCTGATCGGTCTGTGA
- a CDS encoding NAD(P)/FAD-dependent oxidoreductase, with amino-acid sequence MPRHDVLIVGGGHAGAQAAIALRQRGYAGSVAIVGDEPLPPYERPPLSKDYLSGDKPFERILIRPATFWAEQGIALLTGQRVTAVDADARQVTTADGATIGYGTLIWATGGAARRLSCGGADLAGVHGIRNRADVDRLQAEMPGATRVVVIGGGYIGLEAAAVLRKFGKQVCLIEAQDRVLARVAGVELSRFFEAAHREQGVAIRLNTQVACIEGSTHATGVRLSDGEVIAADLVIVGIGIVPAVEPLLAAGAAGDNGVRVDATCRTSLSHIFAIGDCALHANRFADGAEIRVESVQNATDQAGVVARTIMGEEATYDAVPWFWSNQYAVKLQTVGLSMGHDRAILRGEPASGKFSVVYLRDGRVVALDCVNNVKDYVAGRRLVADGVVAPPDQLSDPAVPLKTIGT; translated from the coding sequence ATGCCCCGTCATGACGTGTTGATCGTCGGCGGCGGCCATGCGGGCGCGCAGGCCGCCATCGCGCTTCGCCAGCGTGGATATGCGGGCAGCGTCGCCATTGTCGGCGACGAACCGCTGCCGCCCTATGAACGCCCGCCCTTGTCCAAGGATTACCTTTCCGGTGACAAGCCGTTCGAGCGTATCCTGATCCGCCCGGCGACCTTCTGGGCCGAACAGGGCATCGCGTTGCTGACCGGACAGCGTGTGACCGCGGTGGATGCCGATGCGCGGCAGGTCACGACCGCCGATGGCGCGACGATCGGCTATGGCACGCTCATCTGGGCAACGGGCGGCGCGGCGCGGCGGCTGTCGTGCGGGGGTGCCGATCTGGCGGGGGTGCATGGCATTCGCAACCGCGCCGATGTCGACCGGTTGCAGGCCGAAATGCCGGGTGCGACGCGCGTCGTCGTGATCGGCGGCGGCTATATCGGGCTTGAGGCAGCGGCGGTGCTGCGCAAATTCGGCAAGCAGGTCTGCCTGATCGAAGCGCAGGACCGTGTGCTGGCGCGCGTCGCCGGTGTCGAACTGTCGCGCTTTTTCGAAGCGGCGCACCGCGAACAGGGCGTGGCGATCCGCCTGAACACGCAGGTCGCTTGTATCGAGGGCTCGACCCACGCCACTGGCGTCCGCCTGTCGGACGGCGAAGTCATCGCCGCCGATCTGGTCATCGTCGGCATCGGCATCGTGCCCGCCGTCGAACCGCTGCTGGCCGCCGGGGCTGCGGGCGACAATGGCGTGCGCGTCGATGCGACGTGCCGCACCAGCCTGTCCCACATCTTTGCCATCGGCGACTGCGCGCTGCACGCCAATCGCTTTGCCGACGGCGCCGAGATCCGCGTCGAATCGGTTCAGAACGCCACCGATCAGGCGGGCGTCGTGGCACGCACGATCATGGGCGAAGAAGCCACCTATGATGCAGTGCCATGGTTCTGGTCGAACCAATATGCGGTGAAGCTCCAGACCGTCGGCCTGTCGATGGGCCATGATCGCGCGATCCTGCGCGGCGAGCCGGCATCGGGGAAGTTTTCGGTCGTCTATCTGCGCGATGGCCGCGTCGTCGCACTCGACTGCGTCAACAACGTCAAGGATTATGTGGCCGGACGGCGGCTGGTCGCGGACGGCGTCGTCGCCCCGCCCGATCAGCTCTCCGACCCGGCGGTGCCGCTCAAGACGATCGGCACCTGA
- a CDS encoding NAD(P)-dependent oxidoreductase: MEYAHLTAQTIASPNGCADIRRAHDIAHRRLLDADSGHPPLAVNARSGSCRTRVQGRRMMSLNVAVLGLGIMGAGMAHQLVSAGHRVTVWNRTAARAEPLVAAGASLADTPAQAARDADFVIAMVADNHASRDVWLGADGALAAMKRGSVAIDCSTLDPDWVAELGAAMSEADVKFVEAPVTGSKAQAESGTLRFFVGAEESALTAAQPVLDVMGTEAIRLGPVGSGAVMKLANNFLSGLQAAAFAEALALIEAHGLDATLAADILRNGSPGSPMIGLMADRMLARDYTPNFLIPLMAKDLGYAERLMEATGIRSQLAGAARARFQDAADAGLGDRDISAVVERTRVG; this comes from the coding sequence ATGGAATACGCCCATTTGACCGCCCAGACGATTGCGTCGCCAAATGGATGCGCCGACATCAGGCGCGCACATGATATCGCTCACCGCCGCCTTCTGGATGCCGATTCCGGGCACCCGCCCCTTGCGGTTAACGCGCGGAGCGGCTCTTGTCGGACAAGAGTGCAAGGGAGACGAATGATGAGCCTCAATGTCGCGGTGCTTGGACTGGGCATCATGGGTGCGGGGATGGCGCATCAGCTTGTGAGCGCGGGCCACCGCGTCACCGTCTGGAACCGCACCGCCGCTCGCGCCGAACCGCTGGTGGCCGCTGGCGCCAGCCTTGCCGACACGCCCGCACAGGCCGCGCGCGACGCCGATTTCGTGATTGCGATGGTTGCGGACAATCACGCCTCGCGCGATGTGTGGCTGGGTGCCGATGGCGCGCTGGCGGCGATGAAGCGGGGCAGCGTCGCTATTGATTGCAGCACGCTCGACCCCGATTGGGTCGCGGAGCTGGGCGCGGCAATGAGCGAGGCTGACGTCAAGTTTGTCGAGGCGCCCGTGACAGGCAGCAAGGCTCAGGCCGAAAGCGGCACGCTGCGCTTCTTCGTCGGGGCAGAGGAATCGGCGCTGACTGCCGCACAGCCCGTACTGGACGTGATGGGCACCGAGGCAATCCGGCTCGGCCCCGTCGGCAGCGGCGCGGTGATGAAGCTCGCCAACAACTTCCTGTCGGGCCTTCAGGCCGCCGCCTTTGCCGAGGCGCTGGCCCTGATCGAAGCGCACGGGCTGGACGCCACGCTCGCCGCGGACATCCTGCGCAACGGATCGCCGGGCAGCCCGATGATCGGCCTGATGGCGGACCGGATGCTGGCGCGCGACTATACGCCCAATTTCCTGATCCCGCTGATGGCCAAGGACCTGGGCTATGCCGAACGGCTGATGGAGGCGACTGGCATCCGCTCGCAGCTGGCGGGCGCGGCACGGGCGCGGTTTCAGGACGCCGCCGATGCCGGGCTGGGCGACCGCGACATCTCCGCCGTGGTCGAACGCACACGCGTGGGCTGA